The following proteins are co-located in the Candidatus Competibacteraceae bacterium genome:
- a CDS encoding GTP-binding protein, translating into MSKAPDLNWVRNIGIAAHVDAGKTTLTERMLYYAGASHKIGEVHEGAAHMDYMIEEQEHGITITAAVTRLPWRDHLIQLIDTPGHVDFTIEVERSMRVLDGCVIVLDGVRGVEPQTETVWRQRTRFLLPALFFINKLDRPGADFSRALATVRERLGVESVAVTVPLPDYDGTVVHLIDRTRLRFSGERGEQLQVEACDPATWAWAQPWRESLLLAAAEMDEALAEQVLTDQEPEPAAVWAALRQATLAGKVCPCFAGSALRNQGVQPLLDGVVRLLPAPPERPPSLARRADDGEEWVAMDPAGPLAALVFKVQMWEGRRHVFARLYRGTLKAGDEVTIPGPDGATRQERVARLFEVDANHKARLDQVSAGQIVLLAGLRWATTGDTLCAPDHPLWLERIETREPVLGLAIEPQSSADEGKLLEALDKLQQEDPTLRVEEDKETGQRVLRGMGELHLQIAGERLRREFHVNIRVGNPDVVLRETVAQAAEADHLFHRVIEQPDGKKLEMKAWARVAVEPLPRGAGATVGAEPRPRPEGIDLNPAQREAIAGAVEDVLANGPSTGAPLQDLAVRVLDVELFGALSSPQALRVAVAEATRKALARAGGLILRPIMATEVVVPESDVGAVLGDLQSRRAVIRDTTSLGEVTAIHCDCALDRLLGYITDLRGMTHGRGQFTMRFDRFDIG; encoded by the coding sequence ATGTCCAAGGCCCCGGACTTGAATTGGGTTCGCAATATCGGCATCGCCGCACATGTGGACGCCGGCAAGACCACGCTGACCGAGCGGATGCTGTACTACGCCGGCGCCTCCCATAAGATCGGCGAGGTTCACGAAGGCGCGGCCCACATGGATTACATGATCGAGGAGCAGGAGCACGGCATCACCATCACCGCCGCCGTGACCCGGCTGCCCTGGCGGGATCACCTGATCCAGTTGATCGATACACCGGGTCATGTGGATTTTACCATCGAAGTCGAGCGCTCGATGCGGGTGCTGGACGGCTGCGTGATCGTCCTGGACGGGGTGCGTGGGGTAGAGCCGCAGACCGAAACCGTCTGGCGCCAGCGCACCCGCTTTCTTTTGCCGGCTCTGTTCTTCATCAACAAGCTGGACCGGCCCGGCGCCGACTTCAGCCGCGCCCTGGCGACGGTGCGGGAGCGTCTGGGCGTGGAATCGGTGGCGGTGACGGTGCCGCTGCCCGATTACGACGGCACGGTTGTCCACCTGATCGACCGCACCCGACTGCGCTTCAGCGGCGAGCGCGGCGAACAGTTACAGGTCGAAGCCTGCGACCCGGCAACCTGGGCCTGGGCGCAACCCTGGCGGGAAAGTCTGCTGCTGGCGGCGGCGGAGATGGACGAAGCACTGGCCGAACAAGTGCTGACCGATCAGGAACCGGAACCGGCGGCGGTGTGGGCGGCGCTGCGCCAGGCCACGCTGGCCGGCAAGGTTTGCCCCTGTTTCGCCGGTAGTGCCCTGCGCAATCAGGGCGTGCAACCGTTGCTGGATGGCGTGGTGCGCCTGCTGCCGGCCCCGCCCGAGCGTCCGCCGAGCCTGGCGCGCCGCGCCGATGACGGCGAGGAGTGGGTGGCGATGGACCCGGCCGGTCCGCTGGCGGCGCTGGTGTTCAAGGTGCAGATGTGGGAAGGCCGCCGCCATGTGTTCGCCCGACTGTATCGAGGCACGCTGAAGGCCGGCGACGAGGTGACGATTCCCGGACCGGACGGTGCGACACGGCAGGAACGGGTGGCGCGGCTGTTCGAGGTGGACGCCAACCACAAGGCGCGGCTGGATCAGGTGAGCGCCGGGCAGATCGTGCTGCTGGCCGGGCTGCGCTGGGCGACCACCGGCGATACCCTGTGCGCGCCGGACCATCCGCTATGGTTGGAGCGTATCGAGACCCGCGAGCCGGTGCTGGGGCTGGCGATCGAGCCCCAGTCCAGTGCCGACGAAGGGAAGCTGCTGGAGGCGCTGGACAAGTTGCAGCAGGAAGATCCGACCCTGCGGGTCGAGGAAGATAAGGAGACCGGCCAGCGCGTGCTGCGCGGTATGGGCGAGTTGCACTTGCAGATCGCCGGTGAGCGGCTGCGGCGGGAGTTTCACGTCAATATCCGGGTCGGCAATCCCGATGTGGTGCTGCGCGAGACGGTCGCCCAGGCGGCCGAGGCCGACCACCTGTTTCATCGGGTGATCGAGCAGCCCGATGGCAAGAAGCTGGAAATGAAGGCGTGGGCGCGCGTGGCGGTGGAGCCGCTGCCGCGTGGGGCCGGCGCCACCGTCGGCGCCGAACCGCGCCCGCGACCGGAAGGCATTGACTTGAATCCAGCCCAGCGCGAAGCCATCGCCGGCGCCGTCGAGGACGTGCTGGCCAACGGCCCAAGCACCGGCGCGCCCTTACAGGATCTGGCGGTCCGAGTGCTGGACGTGGAGCTGTTCGGTGCCCTGTCCAGCCCGCAGGCATTGCGGGTGGCGGTGGCGGAAGCGACCCGCAAGGCGCTTGCCCGGGCCGGTGGGCTGATCTTGCGGCCGATCATGGCCACCGAGGTGGTGGTGCCCGAAAGCGACGTCGGCGCGGTGCTGGGCGATTTGCAGTCCCGCCGGGCGGTGATCCGGGATACCACCAGCCTGGGCGAAGTGACGGCGATCCACTGCGATTGCGCCCTGGACCGGCTGCTCGGTTACATCACCGATCTGCGCGGCATGACCCACGGCCGAGGTCAGTTCACCATGCGCTTTGACCGTTTCGACATTGGTTGA
- a CDS encoding DUF1902 domain-containing protein, translating into MNFPLEIIAEWDAEAGVWVAASDDVPGLVTEAETMEILLARLRIMIPELLALNGMARPGDIPFRLRSERLEHVRTA; encoded by the coding sequence ATGAACTTCCCACTTGAAATTATCGCTGAATGGGATGCCGAAGCCGGAGTCTGGGTTGCCGCCAGCGACGATGTGCCAGGACTGGTCACGGAGGCTGAGACCATGGAGATCCTGCTGGCAAGGTTGCGGATCATGATTCCCGAATTGCTGGCGCTCAATGGCATGGCGCGGCCGGGCGATATTCCGTTCCGCCTGCGTAGTGAGCGACTCGAACATGTCCGGACGGCTTGA
- a CDS encoding type II toxin-antitoxin system HicA family toxin encodes MDDLTPDLKRMLRDAGCHFARQGKGDHEIWFSPMTARHFVVDGAIKSRHTANGVLKQAGLLKRF; translated from the coding sequence ATGGATGACTTGACGCCGGACCTGAAACGCATGTTGCGGGATGCGGGTTGTCATTTCGCGCGACAGGGGAAGGGCGATCACGAAATCTGGTTCAGCCCGATGACAGCCCGACATTTCGTGGTGGATGGTGCGATCAAATCTCGCCATACCGCCAACGGGGTATTGAAGCAGGCCGGTCTGCTGAAACGATTTTAG
- a CDS encoding ABC transporter ATP-binding protein, translating into MIELREVSKVFNQGQPSECRALRELSLSLERGGITVFKGPSGSGKTTLLTLIGGLARPTAGRITLDGRLLSNLPERFLTEVRRHTFGFVFQQFNLIRGLTVLENVMLPAYPLGKPYRELRDGARALLDRFGLGAKAENRVEWLSGGEAQRTALARALINDPAVLIADEPTANLDSALSREVLALLGELAAQGRTVLISSHDPLVFEAARVDRVIELHDGSIVGDTRC; encoded by the coding sequence ATGATCGAACTGCGCGAGGTCAGCAAGGTATTCAATCAGGGTCAGCCCAGCGAATGCCGGGCGCTGCGCGAGCTGAGCCTGAGTCTGGAACGCGGCGGCATTACCGTGTTCAAGGGACCCAGCGGTTCCGGCAAGACCACGCTGTTGACCCTGATCGGCGGTCTGGCGCGGCCCACCGCCGGACGGATTACGCTCGACGGCCGGCTACTGTCCAACCTGCCCGAGCGTTTTCTCACCGAGGTGCGACGACACACTTTCGGCTTCGTGTTTCAGCAGTTCAATCTGATTCGAGGACTGACGGTACTGGAAAACGTGATGCTGCCGGCCTATCCGCTGGGGAAACCGTATCGTGAGCTGCGGGACGGCGCGCGAGCGCTGCTCGACCGTTTCGGGCTGGGCGCGAAGGCGGAGAACCGGGTCGAATGGCTGTCCGGCGGCGAGGCGCAGCGCACCGCCCTGGCCCGCGCCCTGATCAACGATCCGGCGGTGCTGATCGCCGACGAACCGACCGCCAACCTCGACAGCGCCCTGTCGCGCGAGGTGCTGGCGCTGCTGGGCGAACTGGCGGCGCAAGGGCGAACCGTGCTGATCAGCAGCCACGATCCGCTGGTATTCGAGGCGGCGCGGGTGGACCGCGTGATCGAGTTGCACGACGGAAGCATCGTGGGAGACACGCGATGCTGA
- a CDS encoding nitrous oxide reductase accessory protein NosL, whose amino-acid sequence MSDPIHTERRQVLRILAAAGATASITALSPAAHAAPCADDGTPLQFVPKTQPDPDPLDNELSKYPKCPYCGMDRRQFHYSRHLVHYQDDRVDPTCSLHCAALSLALNLDRGPKAIYAADYGATTEPKPLMDVDKAIYLIGSKLPGVMTQQSKVAFSARPAAEATRAEQGGELGNFDAALRAAYLSMASDTQMIRKKRAERRQRAGQAGQAGQGQ is encoded by the coding sequence ATGAGCGATCCCATCCACACCGAGCGCCGACAGGTTTTGCGCATTCTCGCCGCGGCGGGCGCCACCGCCAGTATCACGGCCCTGAGCCCGGCGGCTCACGCCGCCCCGTGCGCGGACGACGGCACACCCCTGCAATTCGTACCCAAGACCCAGCCGGACCCTGATCCGCTGGACAATGAGCTGAGCAAATACCCCAAGTGCCCCTATTGCGGCATGGATCGGCGCCAGTTCCACTACAGCCGCCATCTGGTTCACTATCAGGATGATCGAGTGGACCCGACCTGCTCGCTGCACTGCGCCGCGCTCAGCCTGGCGCTGAACCTGGACCGGGGACCCAAAGCCATCTACGCCGCCGACTACGGCGCCACCACCGAGCCAAAGCCGCTGATGGACGTCGATAAAGCCATCTATCTGATCGGCTCGAAGTTGCCGGGGGTGATGACCCAGCAGAGCAAGGTCGCCTTCAGCGCCAGGCCAGCGGCGGAAGCAACCAGGGCCGAGCAGGGTGGAGAGTTGGGCAATTTCGATGCCGCCTTGCGCGCCGCCTATCTGAGCATGGCCAGCGACACCCAGATGATCCGCAAAAAGCGGGCGGAACGGCGACAGCGCGCCGGACAAGCCGGACAAGCCGGACAAGGACAGTGA
- a CDS encoding FtsX-like permease family protein: MRAFLERQKYLIDYTLAALLRRKTRNLGLLLVYTLLVFLFASVLLLSQGLRREATLLLQDAPEVIVQRLVAGRHDLLPAAWLDTLRRIRGVASARGRLWGYYYDPAVKANYTLMAAPERGLAADEIVIGAALARVRQIGVGDYLSLRATDGRPLPLKITGVLESASELLSADLLLLSDAGFRQLFQLPPEVYTDAVLAVRNPREAVTVAGKIALALPASRPILRAEILRTYDAVFHWREGMVFVALGSLPLAFLILAWDKAAGLSAEEKREIGILKAIGWETGDILRMKLWEGALLSLTAFLAGYLLAWWQVFYGGARLFAPVLKGWAVLYPDFRLTPAVDLQQVLVLLAVTVLPYIVATLIPGWRAAIVDPDAAMRG; the protein is encoded by the coding sequence ATGCGAGCCTTCCTCGAACGGCAGAAATACCTGATCGACTACACTCTCGCCGCCCTGTTGCGGCGCAAGACCCGCAATCTCGGCCTGCTGCTGGTTTATACCCTGCTGGTGTTTCTGTTTGCCTCGGTGCTGCTGCTCAGTCAGGGGCTGCGGCGGGAAGCGACGCTACTGCTGCAAGATGCGCCGGAGGTGATCGTGCAACGCCTGGTCGCCGGTCGCCACGATCTGCTGCCGGCGGCCTGGCTGGATACCTTGCGGCGAATTCGCGGGGTCGCTTCCGCGCGGGGCCGGCTGTGGGGTTACTACTACGATCCGGCGGTCAAGGCCAACTATACCCTGATGGCCGCGCCGGAACGCGGGTTGGCGGCGGATGAAATCGTCATCGGCGCGGCGCTGGCGCGGGTCCGCCAGATCGGCGTTGGCGACTATCTGAGCCTGCGCGCGACCGATGGCCGACCACTGCCGCTGAAAATCACCGGCGTGCTGGAATCCGCCTCGGAACTGCTGAGCGCCGACCTGCTGCTGTTGTCCGACGCCGGCTTTCGCCAGCTTTTCCAATTGCCGCCGGAGGTCTACACCGACGCCGTGCTGGCGGTACGCAACCCGCGCGAGGCCGTTACCGTGGCCGGCAAAATCGCGCTCGCCCTGCCCGCCAGCCGGCCAATTCTGCGCGCGGAAATCCTGCGCACCTACGACGCCGTGTTCCACTGGCGCGAGGGTATGGTGTTTGTCGCGCTGGGTTCGCTGCCGCTGGCCTTCCTGATCCTGGCCTGGGACAAGGCCGCCGGCCTCAGCGCCGAGGAAAAGCGCGAGATCGGTATCCTCAAGGCCATCGGCTGGGAAACCGGCGACATCCTGCGCATGAAACTGTGGGAAGGCGCGCTGCTGTCGCTGACCGCCTTTCTGGCTGGCTATCTACTGGCCTGGTGGCAGGTGTTTTACGGCGGTGCGCGACTGTTCGCACCGGTGCTCAAGGGCTGGGCGGTGCTGTATCCCGACTTCCGGCTGACACCGGCGGTCGATTTGCAACAGGTTCTCGTACTGTTGGCGGTGACCGTGCTGCCCTACATCGTCGCCACCCTGATCCCCGGTTGGCGGGCGGCGATCGTCGATCCCGACGCGGCGATGCGCGGATGA
- a CDS encoding DUF4157 domain-containing protein, producing the protein MTLEHQPIDYRPVIQEVLGSPGLPLEPAVRILMEARFVRDFGHVCLHTDGRAAASARAIGAGAYTVGSHIVFAEGRYSPEARAGLWLLAHELAHVVQQSGADPPSPVQVGAVNDPLESAADRAADLVAAGRPLPLDFAFGAAPAGVIQRHPGPACNGNLVAIDENAVLDAADIIARAYLTNANVQEAAVFRSINWDYNFQVPGGAPNQPFARELLNTLRQWAQGDRPDIVDFRNRQAYFFMPELGVNPDAAPYINRFHHVAHNLGRRHKEQAWNSWEANWFPPHGLPFPNDLLERFVCTQNTNHTPPRGLILYDIRQPVRRRRRQQPARHLDLVAVDPAFIQLTGDLRAELPKKIRFFDPGAPNHVIIAPREVAWKFYQQYNETLKDKYMRVKPSYDFPGGRDVKDMRARLHYVSILLGAVAAGVIIVGASVALVHVVAVGAGASAGATVGTGATVGTGATVGTGAAVGSTSTIVAPAAIAGKVVAATGAAATATEIAAYAALLSAPAAKTVAASAGVLMIVGFTRSNSSHPSR; encoded by the coding sequence ATGACACTCGAACACCAACCCATTGATTACCGGCCAGTCATTCAGGAAGTGCTGGGCTCACCCGGTTTGCCGCTGGAGCCTGCCGTCCGCATTCTTATGGAGGCGAGGTTCGTCCGCGACTTCGGCCATGTGTGCCTGCACACCGACGGACGGGCAGCCGCCTCCGCCCGAGCCATCGGCGCGGGGGCCTACACCGTCGGCTCGCATATTGTCTTCGCGGAGGGACGCTACAGCCCCGAAGCGCGAGCGGGCCTGTGGCTGCTCGCCCATGAGCTGGCCCATGTCGTCCAGCAGAGCGGCGCAGACCCGCCCTCGCCGGTGCAGGTGGGCGCTGTCAACGACCCGTTAGAAAGCGCGGCGGATCGGGCTGCCGACCTCGTGGCCGCCGGCCGCCCGTTGCCGCTGGACTTCGCCTTCGGGGCTGCTCCAGCCGGCGTGATCCAGCGCCACCCCGGTCCAGCCTGTAATGGCAACCTGGTCGCAATCGATGAAAATGCGGTACTGGATGCTGCGGATATCATTGCCCGCGCCTATTTGACTAATGCCAACGTACAGGAAGCTGCGGTCTTCCGCAGTATCAACTGGGATTACAATTTCCAGGTTCCGGGTGGCGCACCGAACCAGCCATTCGCAAGAGAATTGCTAAACACGCTCCGCCAGTGGGCGCAGGGGGATCGCCCGGACATTGTCGATTTCAGGAATCGGCAAGCCTACTTTTTCATGCCAGAACTCGGCGTCAACCCTGATGCCGCGCCTTATATCAATCGCTTTCACCACGTTGCGCACAATCTTGGGCGCAGGCATAAAGAGCAGGCGTGGAATTCTTGGGAGGCTAACTGGTTCCCCCCTCATGGCTTGCCGTTCCCCAACGACTTGCTCGAGCGGTTCGTCTGTACGCAGAATACTAACCACACTCCGCCGCGAGGACTGATCCTCTACGACATTCGCCAACCGGTAAGGCGGAGGAGGAGGCAGCAGCCCGCGCGCCACCTGGATCTCGTGGCCGTGGACCCGGCTTTCATCCAACTTACTGGAGATCTGCGGGCCGAGCTCCCGAAGAAGATTCGTTTCTTTGATCCGGGCGCTCCGAATCACGTCATCATCGCGCCACGGGAGGTCGCCTGGAAGTTTTACCAGCAATACAACGAGACGCTCAAGGACAAGTACATGCGAGTCAAGCCGTCCTACGATTTCCCGGGCGGCCGTGATGTAAAGGACATGAGGGCACGGCTGCACTATGTCTCCATATTACTGGGGGCTGTAGCCGCGGGCGTCATCATTGTGGGAGCCAGCGTGGCTCTCGTCCACGTCGTCGCCGTGGGCGCAGGCGCATCGGCCGGCGCAACGGTCGGGACCGGCGCAACGGTCGGAACGGGAGCCACGGTCGGGACCGGGGCGGCGGTCGGATCCACTTCGACGATAGTCGCCCCTGCGGCGATCGCCGGCAAAGTCGTCGCAGCCACTGGCGCGGCGGCCACCGCGACCGAAATAGCGGCCTACGCGGCGCTTCTGTCCGCACCCGCCGCCAAGACGGTGGCCGCGTCGGCGGGCGTCCTCATGATCGTCGGCTTCACCAGGAGTAACTCTTCACACCCCTCCCGGTAA
- a CDS encoding IS66 family transposase, whose protein sequence is MPAEPPSAEAKPADAKPARKPGKQPGAPGIGRTQVFQANAEQAHYPDTCAGCGRPLDPVGAVAYTGFQAVDLHWGDPARPGLTLWVVDHRYDEAPCACGHRTRAVAGQGVVDPLLAGIELSEWRLVGPGLAALIVALAFRFRLSRARIREFLDEWLGLKLSTGTIHRTLHEAGAAVAPAEDELVQAVLDSHLLHADETSWPEHGRPLWLWVFVAATATLYYVAGRGKERVENVLDGFSGWLMSDGWMAYRNHPRRLRCWAHLIRKARGLAESGDREARVFGRFVLETLEALMAAVYAAREGPPPVAPPTQHMMVLAALRAACERRQGHAHAKTHALAVELLNDWEAIFQVLSHPELPLTNNVAERALRHWVIARKISHGTRTPVGSRVFALLASVIDTCRQRGHSPWRTLERAIADRRAGLPLAPLPR, encoded by the coding sequence GTGCCGGCGGAACCGCCGTCGGCCGAGGCGAAACCGGCGGACGCGAAACCCGCCCGTAAACCGGGTAAGCAGCCGGGGGCGCCGGGGATCGGCCGGACTCAGGTGTTCCAGGCGAATGCCGAACAGGCCCATTACCCCGACACCTGCGCCGGTTGTGGCCGGCCGCTGGACCCAGTGGGTGCGGTGGCCTACACCGGGTTTCAGGCGGTCGACCTGCACTGGGGCGATCCGGCGCGGCCGGGGTTGACGCTGTGGGTCGTGGACCATCGCTATGACGAAGCCCCCTGCGCCTGTGGCCATCGGACCCGGGCGGTGGCCGGCCAGGGCGTGGTGGACCCACTGCTGGCGGGGATTGAACTCAGCGAATGGCGGCTGGTGGGGCCGGGGTTGGCGGCGCTGATCGTGGCACTGGCTTTCCGGTTCCGGCTGTCGCGGGCGCGGATTCGCGAATTCCTGGACGAGTGGCTGGGCCTGAAGCTCAGTACCGGCACGATCCATCGGACGCTCCACGAAGCCGGCGCGGCCGTGGCGCCGGCGGAAGACGAACTCGTCCAGGCGGTTCTGGACAGCCATCTGCTGCACGCCGACGAAACCTCCTGGCCCGAACACGGCCGGCCGCTGTGGCTGTGGGTGTTTGTCGCGGCGACCGCGACCCTGTACTACGTGGCCGGGCGCGGCAAGGAGCGGGTCGAGAACGTGCTGGACGGCTTTAGCGGCTGGCTGATGAGCGATGGCTGGATGGCCTACCGCAACCACCCGCGCCGGTTACGCTGTTGGGCACACCTGATTCGCAAGGCGCGGGGCTTGGCCGAGAGTGGCGACCGCGAGGCCCGTGTCTTTGGCCGGTTCGTGCTGGAGACCTTGGAGGCGCTGATGGCGGCGGTCTACGCGGCCCGCGAAGGTCCGCCGCCGGTCGCGCCGCCGACCCAACACATGATGGTACTGGCCGCGTTGCGCGCGGCCTGCGAACGGCGCCAGGGTCACGCCCACGCCAAAACCCACGCCTTGGCGGTGGAGTTGCTCAACGACTGGGAAGCCATCTTCCAGGTGCTGAGTCATCCCGAACTGCCACTGACCAACAATGTAGCAGAGCGGGCACTACGCCATTGGGTGATCGCGCGCAAGATCAGTCACGGTACCCGCACCCCGGTGGGTTCGCGGGTCTTCGCTCTGCTCGCCAGCGTCATCGATACCTGCCGCCAGCGCGGCCACTCCCCTTGGCGCACTCTCGAACGCGCCATCGCCGACCGCCGCGCCGGACTGCCTCTCGCCCCCTTGCCCCGGTAG
- the rpsR gene encoding 30S ribosomal protein S18, which produces MSRFFRRKKFCRFTAEGVKEIDYKDIAVLKNYISETGKIVPSRITGTKARYQRQLSVAIKRARFLALLPYCDRH; this is translated from the coding sequence ATGTCGCGTTTTTTTCGTCGTAAGAAGTTTTGTCGTTTCACCGCCGAAGGCGTCAAGGAAATCGACTATAAGGACATCGCTGTCCTGAAGAACTACATCAGCGAAACCGGCAAGATCGTGCCAAGTCGCATCACCGGTACCAAGGCCCGCTACCAGCGGCAACTCTCGGTAGCGATCAAACGCGCCCGCTTTCTGGCGTTGCTGCCGTACTGCGACCGGCATTAA
- the priB gene encoding primosomal replication protein N yields MPFVPPADNYLIIAGQVAGGCETRQSPAGVPISRFLLEHHSSQVEAGISREARCRIPVVACGEALAGIAGPLVAGARLRVRGFVSRANYREGEYRLVLHAARIEMLDHESSED; encoded by the coding sequence ATGCCGTTCGTGCCACCCGCCGACAACTACCTGATCATCGCCGGCCAGGTCGCGGGGGGTTGCGAAACCCGCCAGTCGCCGGCGGGCGTACCCATCAGCCGCTTCCTGCTGGAACACCATTCCAGCCAAGTGGAAGCCGGTATTTCGCGCGAGGCGCGTTGCCGGATTCCGGTGGTGGCCTGTGGCGAAGCCCTGGCCGGCATCGCCGGCCCGCTGGTGGCGGGCGCCCGGTTGCGGGTGCGGGGTTTTGTCAGCCGCGCCAATTATCGCGAGGGCGAATACCGTTTGGTGTTGCACGCCGCCCGCATTGAGATGCTTGATCACGAATCATCCGAGGATTGA
- the rpsF gene encoding 30S ribosomal protein S6 codes for MRHYEIVFLVHPDQSEQVPAMIERYRAMVEEDGGHLHRLEDWGRRQLAYPIHKIHKAHYVLMNVECSQTVLEELQSAFRFNDAVIRNLIIERDGPDIEPSPLVRSRDDRDDRDDRDDRDDRSDRGDRSDRDDSDEAVETGDESA; via the coding sequence ATGCGACATTACGAAATCGTGTTTCTGGTCCATCCCGACCAGAGCGAACAAGTTCCGGCGATGATCGAGCGTTATCGCGCGATGGTCGAAGAGGACGGTGGCCATCTCCACCGCCTGGAAGATTGGGGTCGGCGACAACTGGCTTATCCCATCCATAAGATCCACAAGGCGCACTACGTCCTGATGAACGTCGAGTGCAGCCAGACAGTGCTGGAAGAGTTGCAGAGCGCTTTCCGTTTCAACGACGCCGTGATCCGCAACCTGATCATCGAGCGGGATGGTCCGGACATCGAACCGTCGCCGCTGGTCAGGTCGCGCGACGACCGCGACGACCGCGACGACCGCGACGACCGCGACGACCGTAGTGATCGCGGTGACCGTAGTGACCGCGACGACTCCGACGAGGCAGTCGAGACCGGTGACGAATCTGCCTGA
- a CDS encoding TlpA family protein disulfide reductase: protein MLYKVFNLTSNLRDRQSAGLLHAPSPPWLFPTLLLLALLAGCEQNVTAVKTDAPAPAFTLERLDGPAVRFPEQYRDQVVAIRFWADWCPYCHAEMQALEPVYRQYRDRGLAILAVNVLQPLETVRPFVQGLGISYEVLLDPQGEVTRGYGVMGLPMTFIVDRQGVIRARIVGESTPEVFERAIASLL from the coding sequence ATGCTATATAAGGTGTTCAATTTAACATCGAATTTGCGGGATCGGCAAAGCGCCGGCTTGTTGCATGCTCCATCCCCGCCTTGGCTTTTCCCCACCCTCCTCCTGCTCGCCCTCCTCGCCGGCTGCGAGCAGAACGTCACCGCCGTCAAAACCGACGCTCCCGCCCCCGCCTTCACCCTGGAGCGGCTGGATGGCCCCGCCGTCCGCTTCCCCGAGCAGTATCGCGACCAAGTGGTTGCCATCCGCTTCTGGGCCGACTGGTGCCCCTACTGCCACGCCGAGATGCAGGCGTTGGAGCCGGTCTACCGCCAGTACCGCGACCGGGGACTGGCCATCCTCGCCGTCAACGTGCTGCAACCGCTGGAAACCGTGCGGCCCTTCGTCCAGGGACTTGGCATTTCCTACGAGGTGTTGCTGGACCCGCAAGGCGAAGTAACCCGCGGCTATGGGGTCATGGGCCTGCCGATGACCTTCATCGTCGATCGGCAGGGCGTCATCCGCGCCCGGATCGTCGGCGAATCCACGCCAGAGGTGTTCGAACGGGCGATCGCCAGTCTGCTATGA
- a CDS encoding nitrous oxide reductase accessory protein NosL, with amino-acid sequence MLSIHRLAAWLLIFSLASAWAEPLPLPAPGPKDTCPVCGMFVGLYPDWVATVVYQDGHAHHFDGAKDLFKYLLNLPKYAPGHHRDDIARIGVTEYYGLSRIDAHIAWYVIGSDMLGPMGHELVPLGTEEEAKDFLRDHRGRRIVRFDDVTPPLLEQLDQGKLD; translated from the coding sequence ATGCTCAGCATCCACCGACTGGCGGCATGGTTGCTGATCTTCAGCCTGGCGTCGGCCTGGGCGGAACCTTTACCACTACCCGCGCCTGGCCCCAAGGACACCTGCCCGGTCTGCGGCATGTTCGTCGGTCTTTACCCCGACTGGGTAGCGACGGTGGTGTACCAGGACGGTCACGCCCACCACTTCGACGGCGCCAAGGATCTATTCAAGTACCTGCTGAACCTGCCGAAATACGCGCCCGGTCACCACCGGGACGACATCGCCCGCATCGGCGTGACCGAGTACTACGGTCTGAGCCGGATCGACGCCCATATCGCCTGGTACGTCATCGGTTCCGACATGCTCGGGCCGATGGGCCACGAACTGGTGCCGCTCGGCACCGAAGAAGAGGCCAAGGATTTCCTGCGCGATCATCGAGGCCGGCGGATCGTCCGTTTCGACGACGTCACGCCGCCGCTGCTGGAACAGCTCGACCAGGGAAAGCTCGATTGA